Proteins co-encoded in one Paracrocinitomix mangrovi genomic window:
- a CDS encoding MlaD family protein, translated as MRVSREFKIGILVVLSALFFFIGYNFVKNTGPFKSSRTFYAEFDQVNGLSATNDVLLNGIVIGQIKDVDLKPGDAHKVVVAFSIYKEDLKIPKETELWMISEDVVGTKVLELRLPPDSVKASSGYYEDGDYFWNENVHVAMGMDDQFERQIIPIKDKTTELVERVQGIIVKVSAFWDSSASYTIDASMYDVRGAVNRYNEMSHNLTMLTQMEKKRVDGIKSSLANATGQYKTMMGRFGQISTDISNFTKRIGRIDLKGTSAELSDSFDDLNDQLANVQKGEGSIGKWAYTGVIKEETKKIDSLVVNLLNHLTAKPDDFFSFSIFGLKNEGYQPDKNQKQTLDKLLKEIEDSTDAGKTIEYKN; from the coding sequence ATGAGAGTATCCAGAGAATTTAAAATAGGAATTTTAGTAGTGCTGTCTGCGCTATTCTTTTTTATAGGGTACAACTTTGTCAAAAACACAGGACCTTTTAAATCATCCAGAACTTTTTATGCCGAGTTTGATCAGGTGAATGGCTTGAGTGCAACGAATGATGTTTTGTTGAACGGAATTGTGATTGGACAAATCAAAGATGTTGACTTAAAACCGGGAGATGCACATAAAGTAGTTGTTGCCTTTTCAATTTATAAAGAGGATTTAAAAATTCCCAAAGAAACTGAATTATGGATGATTAGTGAAGATGTGGTAGGTACTAAGGTATTGGAATTAAGATTGCCGCCAGATTCAGTAAAAGCGTCTTCAGGTTATTATGAAGATGGGGATTATTTCTGGAATGAAAATGTTCATGTTGCCATGGGGATGGATGATCAATTTGAAAGACAAATTATTCCAATTAAAGACAAGACAACAGAATTAGTTGAAAGAGTACAGGGGATCATTGTAAAAGTTTCAGCTTTTTGGGATTCATCAGCTTCATATACCATTGATGCTAGTATGTATGATGTAAGAGGAGCTGTTAACAGGTATAATGAAATGTCTCATAACTTAACCATGTTAACTCAAATGGAAAAGAAAAGGGTGGATGGTATTAAAAGCTCTTTAGCCAATGCTACCGGACAGTATAAAACAATGATGGGTAGGTTTGGTCAGATTTCTACGGATATTTCCAATTTCACAAAACGCATTGGCAGAATAGATTTAAAGGGAACTTCAGCTGAATTAAGTGATAGCTTTGATGATTTAAATGATCAGTTAGCTAATGTTCAAAAAGGAGAAGGTTCAATTGGTAAATGGGCATATACCGGAGTAATTAAAGAGGAAACAAAGAAAATAGATTCTTTGGTGGTTAATTTGTTGAATCACTTGACAGCTAAGCCGGATGACTTTTTTAGTTTTTCAATTTTTGGTTTAAAAAATGAAGGTTATCAACCGGATAAAAACCAAAAACAAACGCTGGACAAGTTGTTGAAAGAGATAGAAGATTCAACTGATGCCGGTAAAACTATAGAATATAAAAATTGA
- a CDS encoding N-acetylmuramoyl-L-alanine amidase family protein codes for MKGIKTVVIDAGHGGKDPGCHGKHSNEKTVTLNIALKLGKAIEKSFPDINVIYTRKTDVFVELNERAAIANKNNADLFICIHANSGPEAAFGAETYVLGLHRTEAQRKIAERENSVIEFENADDYEELTADAIIARSLQLSVYLDHSINLAVKIQDEFEKLKRHNRGVRQAGFLVLYKTTMPSVLIETGFLTNPKEENFLADTASQTLMASSLFEAFKKYKVEYEGADLSVNSTINGIDTTLYGLEEAEVKKEEVIFKVQIETSETPLDVTAERFQNMPVKMYQSGGLYKYTVGLFRDIDSANKLKAELRKKGFEHAFVVAFQGSERIDLNKAIKLVEN; via the coding sequence GTGAAGGGAATTAAAACTGTAGTTATAGATGCAGGACACGGAGGTAAGGATCCGGGATGCCATGGAAAGCATTCAAACGAAAAAACAGTTACGCTCAATATCGCATTGAAGTTAGGAAAGGCAATTGAAAAGAGTTTTCCTGATATCAACGTTATCTATACCAGAAAAACTGATGTTTTTGTAGAGTTAAACGAAAGAGCAGCTATTGCCAATAAAAATAATGCAGATCTTTTTATTTGTATTCATGCCAATTCAGGGCCTGAAGCAGCTTTTGGAGCAGAAACTTATGTTTTAGGATTACACAGAACTGAAGCACAGAGAAAAATTGCAGAACGTGAAAACTCTGTAATTGAATTTGAAAATGCTGATGATTATGAGGAATTAACGGCAGATGCGATTATCGCTAGGTCACTACAATTGAGTGTTTATTTAGATCACAGTATCAATCTGGCTGTAAAAATACAAGATGAATTTGAGAAATTAAAAAGACACAATAGAGGTGTTAGACAAGCCGGTTTTTTAGTGCTTTATAAAACAACCATGCCAAGTGTGTTAATTGAAACAGGTTTTTTAACAAATCCAAAAGAAGAGAATTTTCTTGCTGATACTGCTTCGCAAACTTTAATGGCTAGTTCATTATTTGAAGCATTTAAAAAGTATAAAGTAGAATATGAAGGTGCTGATTTGTCTGTCAATTCAACAATCAATGGTATTGATACCACACTTTATGGATTAGAAGAAGCTGAAGTAAAGAAAGAAGAGGTTATTTTTAAAGTGCAAATTGAAACTTCTGAAACTCCTTTGGATGTTACGGCAGAAAGATTTCAGAATATGCCTGTTAAAATGTATCAATCCGGAGGCTTGTACAAATACACGGTTGGACTGTTTAGAGACATTGATAGTGCAAACAAATTAAAGGCAGAGCTTAGAAAGAAAGGCTTTGAACATGCATTTGTAGTTGCTTTTCAAGGAAGCGAAAGGATTGACCTTAATAAGGCAATTAAATTAGTGGAAAACTAA
- a CDS encoding MlaD family protein yields MKVSKEFKVGLLVVLGLLLLFVGTNFLKGSSIFGKDREFVAEFANSAGLQPSNEVQLNGVRVGQVTEVDLKEDNASRVVVRFTIEKEELLLPTDSEIWLISSDILGTKALELRIPSDTIARSNIAYYNDGDEIDPNHVYAQQDIQDRVEQEILPLKKKTEELIGSVEQIIVSVNAFWDTSAAVTIDQSLYEVRDAVAKFGDLANNLSVVISNSTNDIDVILKNLKDISSNLVEQNDTINTILSNLASVTQDFSDADLDTIFISTKENLEQLNITLTELNKGTGTLGKLLYTDSLHQELIETNIALQSLLNDFDQNPNKFVHFSLFGRKTKGYQTTSDREQLLDDVLDSVEVGKKIQYQ; encoded by the coding sequence ATGAAAGTGTCTAAAGAATTTAAAGTAGGATTACTAGTAGTGTTAGGCTTGCTGCTGCTATTTGTAGGAACCAATTTCCTTAAGGGGAGTAGTATTTTTGGTAAGGACAGAGAGTTTGTAGCTGAGTTTGCTAACTCTGCCGGATTACAACCATCCAATGAAGTACAGTTAAACGGAGTTCGAGTTGGTCAGGTAACTGAGGTTGATTTGAAAGAAGATAACGCTTCAAGAGTTGTGGTTAGATTTACCATTGAGAAAGAAGAGTTGTTATTGCCTACAGATTCAGAAATCTGGTTGATAAGTTCGGATATCCTTGGTACAAAAGCATTAGAGCTTAGAATTCCTTCAGATACAATAGCCAGATCAAATATTGCCTATTACAATGATGGTGATGAAATAGATCCTAATCATGTTTATGCTCAGCAAGATATTCAAGACAGAGTAGAGCAAGAAATCTTACCACTTAAAAAGAAAACAGAGGAACTAATTGGATCTGTAGAGCAAATTATCGTTTCTGTTAATGCATTCTGGGATACCTCTGCTGCAGTAACAATTGATCAAAGCTTATACGAAGTAAGAGATGCCGTTGCTAAGTTCGGTGATTTAGCGAACAATCTTTCTGTAGTTATTTCAAATTCGACAAATGATATTGATGTGATTTTGAAAAATTTGAAAGATATCTCATCTAATTTGGTTGAACAAAATGATACAATTAATACTATCTTAAGTAATCTGGCTTCTGTAACACAAGATTTTTCAGATGCAGATTTGGATACTATCTTTATTTCCACCAAAGAAAATTTAGAACAGCTCAATATTACACTGACAGAATTGAATAAAGGTACCGGAACTTTAGGTAAGTTGTTGTATACAGATAGTCTGCATCAAGAATTAATTGAAACTAATATTGCCCTTCAATCATTGTTAAACGACTTTGATCAGAATCCAAACAAATTTGTGCACTTCTCCCTCTTTGGTAGAAAAACTAAAGGATATCAAACCACAAGTGATAGAGAACAATTACTTGATGATGTGCTTGATTCAGTAGAAGTCGGCAAAAAAATTCAATATCAATAA